Proteins encoded within one genomic window of Methanosarcina barkeri str. Wiesmoor:
- a CDS encoding NADH-quinone oxidoreductase subunit L yields the protein MIENTVMLLIIVPLLFSLLFVALPKSLYRYLAWAFFIIGVALSVSLVLGGTGVVPVEGPNFAMYENIVLLLEVLVILYILAVSAKYKNWPTLGLGIISAALFAYTYANVPGAEGASFNIDPLAQLMILIVNIVGTAIILFATGYMDQYEEHRHLNRQKIFYFTMSFFLAAMNGLVMSDTLGWLYLFWELTTLCSFVLISYNMDEEGINNGFRALSLNLVGGVAMSIGIILLATNYNISSLTGIATYAGTDAVALAALALPVALLCIGGFAKSAQMPFHSWLLGAMVAPTPVSALLHSSTMVNAGVFLVVKLVPAYANTSLGTAIAVYGSFTFVICSALALSQRNAKRVLAYSTIANLGLIIASAGIGTPLAVAASMMLILFHAISKGLLFLCTGEIEHTIGSRDIEDMSGLIKKAPLLTSIAALGMVSMLLPPFGVLLTKWVSMEAASNNPVVIIFIVLGSALTTVYYSKWLGTILSTSMDKNAVPHKKLETYFPLSVLGLSIIGTSIFIFSIYDYFIRPQVEILLKVAPAVTGQAGQFTSEIGAFAYAAIFAVLALAILIYLATKNMFTPRTAGYYMCGENNLEKDRLMFRNGLCSYEKCSVSNIYLQNIFGESKLTTFGYAISIILIVIALAGGVGL from the coding sequence TTTTCATAATTGGAGTAGCTTTATCAGTTAGTTTGGTATTAGGTGGTACTGGAGTAGTTCCGGTTGAAGGACCAAATTTCGCAATGTATGAAAACATTGTCCTTTTACTCGAAGTACTGGTAATACTATATATTCTTGCTGTGTCAGCAAAATATAAAAACTGGCCTACACTTGGACTTGGAATAATTTCAGCAGCCTTATTTGCTTACACTTATGCCAATGTTCCAGGTGCCGAGGGTGCTTCTTTTAATATTGATCCACTGGCTCAGCTCATGATCTTAATTGTGAATATAGTCGGTACTGCGATTATTTTATTCGCAACTGGATACATGGACCAGTATGAGGAGCACAGACATCTTAATAGACAAAAGATATTTTACTTTACAATGAGCTTCTTCCTGGCAGCCATGAATGGTCTGGTAATGTCTGACACACTAGGATGGCTGTATCTTTTCTGGGAACTAACAACTCTGTGTTCATTCGTGTTGATCTCATACAACATGGATGAAGAAGGAATCAACAACGGTTTCAGGGCTCTGTCTTTAAACCTGGTTGGCGGAGTTGCTATGTCTATAGGCATAATTCTGCTTGCAACTAACTATAATATAAGTTCCCTTACTGGGATTGCAACTTACGCTGGAACTGATGCAGTAGCTTTGGCCGCTTTAGCCCTTCCTGTTGCTTTACTCTGTATTGGAGGCTTTGCGAAATCTGCTCAGATGCCTTTCCATAGCTGGCTCTTAGGCGCAATGGTAGCTCCAACTCCTGTTTCTGCTTTACTACACTCAAGCACGATGGTAAATGCCGGTGTGTTTTTAGTTGTCAAGCTTGTACCAGCTTATGCTAATACCTCCCTCGGAACAGCTATTGCAGTTTACGGTAGCTTCACCTTCGTTATCTGTTCAGCTTTAGCCTTATCTCAAAGAAACGCTAAAAGAGTGCTTGCTTATTCAACTATTGCAAACCTGGGATTAATTATCGCAAGCGCCGGGATAGGCACACCTCTGGCTGTAGCTGCTTCGATGATGCTTATTCTGTTCCACGCCATATCGAAAGGTCTCTTATTCCTGTGCACAGGTGAAATTGAGCACACCATAGGAAGCAGAGATATCGAGGATATGTCAGGATTAATTAAGAAGGCTCCTCTTCTCACTTCCATTGCAGCTCTGGGAATGGTATCCATGCTATTGCCTCCTTTTGGGGTATTGCTTACAAAATGGGTATCAATGGAAGCTGCTTCAAACAATCCTGTTGTGATAATATTCATAGTACTTGGAAGTGCACTTACCACAGTTTATTACTCTAAATGGCTTGGAACAATCTTATCAACCAGCATGGATAAAAATGCAGTTCCCCATAAAAAACTGGAAACATATTTCCCACTATCGGTCCTTGGGTTATCCATTATAGGTACAAGTATCTTCATATTTTCAATATATGATTACTTCATTAGACCTCAGGTAGAAATTCTACTCAAAGTTGCTCCTGCTGTTACAGGACAGGCTGGGCAGTTTACCTCTGAAATAGGGGCATTTGCTTATGCAGCAATATTTGCAGTGCTTGCTCTGGCTATTCTGATCTATCTCGCTACCAAGAACATGTTCACACCTCGTACAGCTGGCTATTATATGTGTGGGGAGAACAACCTTGAAAAGGACAGATTAATGTTTAGAAATGGACTTTGCAGTTACGAAAAATGTAGTGTCTCCAACATCTATCTCCAGAATATTTTTGGAGAAAGTAAACTTACAACATTTGGATACGCAATTTCCATAATTCTGATTGTAATTGCATTAGCAGGAGGAGTCGGATTATGA
- a CDS encoding respiratory chain complex I subunit 1 family protein: MNDILTIILVLIGAPIIGCLASGIDRKITARLQGRVGPPLLQPYYDVKKLLSKDNMVVNPSQNFYVVVYLAFIILSLFMLVFKQDFLMIIFVYTVASVALVVGGMSTGSPYARIGSSREIMAILSYEPVLILYALAIYLLTGTFKLSALLDASSPLLMYTPLIFIAMIVVLNIKLKKSPFDYSTSHHGHQELIKGMTTEYGGPGFATIEIAHFYEYVFLTGLIFLFWASTPVIGVLIGIIAYLLVIVIDNITARVYWQWMLKLSWTILLVISLVNIAYLYVSGVKLV; the protein is encoded by the coding sequence ATGAACGATATTCTAACAATTATTCTTGTCTTAATTGGTGCTCCTATCATCGGCTGTTTAGCCTCAGGAATAGACAGGAAAATCACTGCAAGATTGCAGGGTAGAGTAGGGCCTCCTCTTTTGCAGCCATACTATGATGTTAAGAAGCTCCTTAGCAAAGACAATATGGTTGTAAATCCATCTCAAAACTTTTACGTGGTCGTGTACCTCGCCTTTATCATTTTGAGTCTCTTTATGTTGGTCTTCAAACAAGACTTCTTGATGATAATATTCGTCTACACAGTAGCTTCGGTAGCTCTAGTTGTAGGAGGAATGAGCACTGGTTCTCCGTACGCTAGAATAGGAAGTTCAAGGGAAATAATGGCTATACTGTCCTATGAACCAGTTTTAATATTATATGCTCTTGCAATTTACTTGCTTACCGGCACTTTCAAGTTATCAGCTTTGTTAGACGCATCATCCCCTCTGCTAATGTATACACCTCTTATATTCATAGCAATGATAGTTGTTCTGAATATAAAATTGAAAAAATCACCCTTTGACTACTCAACCTCTCACCATGGTCACCAGGAGCTGATTAAAGGTATGACGACCGAATATGGTGGGCCAGGGTTTGCTACCATTGAGATTGCACACTTTTATGAGTATGTGTTTTTAACAGGGCTCATATTCTTATTCTGGGCATCAACCCCAGTAATAGGTGTGCTTATAGGTATCATTGCTTACTTGCTTGTAATTGTTATAGATAACATTACTGCAAGAGTGTACTGGCAGTGGATGCTCAAACTGAGTTGGACAATCCTGCTAGTTATTTCGCTTGTGAACATAGCATACCTGTACGTTAGTGGAGTCAAATTAGTTTAA
- a CDS encoding NADH-quinone oxidoreductase subunit B family protein, with protein MSLAKSPWIIHVNCNSCNGCDIEVVACLTPLYDAERFGVLNIGTPKQADIMVVTGSVNYKNVNVLKNIYNQIPDPKVVLAVGACASTGGIFHDCYNVIGGVDQVIPVDAYVPGCCPRPEAILDGVVAALSILENKKKGNIKGKEVKLKGNEVPSNA; from the coding sequence ATGAGTTTGGCAAAATCCCCATGGATTATACATGTTAACTGTAACAGTTGCAACGGTTGTGATATTGAAGTAGTGGCCTGTCTTACTCCTCTATATGATGCTGAAAGATTTGGCGTTTTAAACATTGGTACTCCCAAGCAAGCTGATATAATGGTGGTTACAGGCTCGGTGAATTATAAGAATGTAAATGTGCTTAAGAACATTTATAATCAGATTCCTGATCCTAAAGTCGTTCTGGCTGTAGGCGCCTGCGCATCTACAGGTGGGATATTCCATGATTGCTATAATGTGATAGGTGGTGTGGATCAGGTCATACCAGTAGATGCATATGTTCCCGGATGTTGCCCAAGGCCTGAAGCCATACTTGACGGAGTAGTGGCAGCACTTTCAATACTTGAAAATAAGAAGAAAGGGAATATCAAAGGAAAAGAAGTAAAATTGAAAGGAAACGAGGTGCCATCAAATGCTTGA
- a CDS encoding NADH-quinone oxidoreductase subunit C — protein sequence MLENEVEIKNSDELLKTVEGLKNDGYRNVTMICLKANEGHEFIYVFEKDYQLKNLRYFLKPGEKPKSISGIYLCALLIENEYQDLFGLTFEGLAIDYKGHLYLTPNSPKAPLA from the coding sequence ATGCTTGAGAATGAGGTAGAAATTAAAAACAGTGATGAGCTGCTAAAAACCGTTGAGGGTTTAAAAAATGATGGCTATCGAAATGTTACTATGATATGCCTGAAAGCTAACGAAGGTCACGAATTCATATATGTCTTTGAAAAAGACTACCAACTAAAAAATCTAAGGTACTTCTTGAAACCAGGCGAGAAGCCAAAGAGTATATCAGGCATTTATCTATGTGCACTTTTGATTGAGAATGAGTACCAGGATCTCTTCGGATTGACTTTCGAAGGTTTAGCAATAGACTACAAGGGCCACCTCTACTTAACGCCAAACAGTCCGAAAGCTCCTTTAGCTTAA
- a CDS encoding nickel-dependent hydrogenase large subunit, protein MTTVIPFGPQHPVLPEPVSLKLEIDDDVVVGVLPSLGYVHRGLETFINTKDFNQTTYVCERICGICSALHGITYTRTVEKLFDTEIPERAQYIRVIVGELNRLHSHLLWLGLFADGFGFESLFYECWKYREEVLDVAERICGNRVIHSISKVGGVTRDLTKEHIDMLLKMCDSLETEIKNIEKVFVNNYTVKQRLVGLATLSKQVAYEVGTAGPTLRGSGNAIDVRETPDWDIYKDLGFKTAVEKDGDCYARTKVRITELLNSLTIIRNAISKMPEGEIEVRVKGFPTGEAIMRTEQPRGEVIYYVKGNGTKKLERLKVRTPTFANIPSLLLMLPGVKLADVPIVVLTIDPCVSCTER, encoded by the coding sequence ATGACAACTGTAATACCTTTTGGTCCTCAACACCCCGTTTTACCCGAACCAGTATCGTTAAAACTTGAAATTGACGACGATGTTGTTGTTGGAGTACTTCCCTCATTGGGCTATGTTCACAGAGGGCTTGAGACATTTATAAACACAAAGGACTTTAATCAAACAACTTATGTTTGTGAGAGAATATGCGGAATATGCAGCGCTCTCCATGGTATAACTTATACACGGACAGTAGAAAAATTGTTTGACACTGAAATCCCTGAAAGAGCACAATATATAAGAGTAATAGTTGGTGAACTTAATAGACTTCACAGTCACCTCCTCTGGCTTGGCCTGTTTGCCGATGGTTTTGGGTTTGAAAGCCTTTTTTACGAATGCTGGAAGTACAGAGAAGAAGTACTGGATGTAGCGGAAAGAATTTGCGGAAACAGAGTCATACATTCAATATCCAAAGTTGGAGGAGTTACTAGAGATCTGACTAAGGAACATATTGATATGCTTTTGAAAATGTGTGATTCACTGGAAACTGAAATTAAAAATATTGAAAAAGTTTTCGTAAACAATTACACGGTTAAGCAAAGACTTGTGGGATTAGCTACATTGTCAAAGCAAGTTGCATACGAAGTTGGAACCGCTGGTCCTACACTTAGAGGAAGTGGGAACGCTATTGACGTGCGGGAAACACCAGATTGGGATATCTATAAGGATCTCGGTTTTAAGACGGCTGTTGAAAAGGATGGAGATTGTTACGCCAGAACTAAAGTAAGAATTACTGAGCTATTAAATTCTCTTACTATTATAAGAAATGCAATCTCCAAGATGCCTGAGGGTGAGATTGAAGTACGTGTAAAGGGCTTCCCTACGGGCGAAGCGATTATGAGAACAGAGCAGCCCAGAGGTGAAGTCATATACTACGTGAAAGGTAATGGCACCAAAAAACTGGAAAGACTTAAAGTAAGGACGCCTACCTTTGCAAACATACCTTCACTGTTACTTATGTTACCGGGCGTCAAACTCGCTGACGTACCTATAGTTGTACTTACTATAGATCCCTGCGTTAGCTGCACTGAAAGATAA
- a CDS encoding 4Fe-4S dicluster domain-containing protein produces MGMLNLVLTNISRKPATRLYPFEIREPFKEFKGRIVFDPENCILCGLCQKKCPPDAITVTKADKTWELNLFRCIMCTECVNGCPKGCLSISNERAKTGAKEVIKIAVPIVDKPKAPKAAPSK; encoded by the coding sequence ATGGGCATGTTAAACCTTGTACTAACAAATATTTCTCGTAAACCTGCTACCAGACTTTACCCCTTCGAGATAAGGGAACCTTTTAAGGAGTTTAAAGGGAGGATTGTTTTTGACCCTGAGAACTGTATTCTCTGCGGACTATGTCAAAAGAAATGCCCGCCTGATGCAATAACAGTTACTAAGGCCGATAAAACATGGGAGCTCAACTTATTTAGATGCATAATGTGCACTGAATGCGTTAACGGCTGTCCAAAGGGCTGTCTTTCAATCTCTAATGAAAGAGCAAAGACTGGCGCTAAGGAAGTTATTAAGATAGCGGTTCCAATAGTAGACAAGCCAAAAGCTCCAAAAGCAGCACCTTCAAAATAA
- a CDS encoding DEAD/DEAH box helicase, protein MEKLAKFKALGLSDSMLKALKKKGFEEPTPIQEKVIPLFLKGECDIIGQAQTGTGKTTAFGAPIIEKIPEKSGKVQAIVLTPTRELAIQVSEELNSLKGDKKLHIVPIYGGQSMTQQFRMLKSGVDIVVGTPGRVIDHLERKSLNLENIAYFVLDEADEMLNMGFIDDIKEILKATGPDKRMLFFSATMPKPILGIIKKHMKNYEYVAIKKEDLDVNLTEQIYFEVKESDKFEALCRIIDIEDEFYGLVFCRTKTDTSQLAQKLGDRGYAADALHGDLSQREREKILNRFRKQKINILVATDVAARGIDIMDLTHVINYSLPQDPESYVHRIGRTGRAGKQGTAITFVTSTEYRRLTYIKKTSKSAMKRGRIPEIKDVIKAKRARVKAELEETIKNEEYGDCLEMSEKFLEEYPAEKILAALLKYSFKEMFDESMYTEISGSSYVDRKGKTRLFIAMGKADGMTPEKLCEFIQEETGVSDLKIRDAEIFPHFSFVTVPFAQASALLEIFKDKKRGRKPFIELAQKSKRRSSKSADEYRGGTRNGSRSYSRNDSWNGSRNTNSKSYTRDTRTAKKKYSSY, encoded by the coding sequence ATGGAAAAATTAGCAAAATTTAAGGCATTGGGGCTTTCAGACAGTATGTTAAAAGCCCTTAAAAAGAAAGGGTTTGAAGAACCAACCCCAATTCAGGAAAAAGTCATCCCGCTTTTTTTGAAAGGAGAATGTGATATTATAGGGCAGGCTCAGACCGGAACCGGGAAAACAACGGCTTTCGGAGCCCCCATTATAGAAAAAATTCCGGAAAAATCAGGAAAGGTGCAGGCTATAGTCCTGACCCCGACTCGAGAATTAGCAATCCAGGTCTCAGAAGAACTTAACTCTCTGAAAGGAGACAAAAAGCTGCATATTGTCCCGATTTATGGGGGACAGTCCATGACCCAGCAGTTCAGAATGCTGAAAAGCGGAGTTGATATTGTCGTGGGAACTCCAGGAAGGGTCATCGATCACCTTGAGCGGAAGAGCTTGAATCTTGAGAACATTGCTTATTTCGTACTGGATGAAGCTGATGAAATGCTCAATATGGGCTTTATTGATGATATTAAGGAAATCTTAAAGGCAACTGGGCCTGATAAGAGAATGCTTTTCTTTTCAGCTACAATGCCAAAGCCTATCCTTGGCATCATCAAGAAACACATGAAGAACTATGAATATGTTGCTATTAAGAAAGAAGATCTTGATGTGAACCTTACTGAGCAGATTTATTTCGAAGTCAAGGAAAGCGACAAATTTGAAGCCCTGTGCAGGATTATCGATATTGAAGACGAATTCTACGGGCTTGTGTTCTGCAGAACAAAAACCGATACCTCCCAACTTGCCCAGAAGCTTGGAGACCGGGGATATGCAGCCGATGCTCTGCACGGTGATCTTTCCCAGCGTGAAAGGGAAAAGATACTGAACAGGTTCAGAAAACAAAAGATTAACATCCTCGTAGCAACCGATGTTGCAGCTCGAGGTATCGATATCATGGACCTGACCCACGTAATTAACTATTCTCTTCCGCAAGACCCCGAGTCTTACGTACACAGGATAGGAAGAACCGGTAGGGCAGGAAAGCAGGGAACTGCAATTACTTTCGTTACATCTACGGAATACAGGCGGCTCACATACATAAAAAAGACTTCAAAATCCGCAATGAAGAGGGGCCGAATTCCTGAGATAAAAGATGTAATTAAAGCTAAAAGGGCAAGAGTAAAAGCCGAACTCGAAGAAACTATAAAAAACGAGGAGTACGGAGACTGTCTTGAGATGAGTGAAAAGTTCCTTGAAGAATACCCGGCCGAGAAAATCCTGGCTGCTCTCCTGAAGTACTCTTTCAAAGAGATGTTCGACGAAAGCATGTACACAGAGATCTCCGGAAGTTCATATGTCGACCGGAAAGGCAAAACCAGGCTTTTCATCGCAATGGGAAAAGCTGACGGCATGACCCCTGAGAAGCTCTGCGAGTTTATACAGGAAGAAACCGGAGTAAGCGACCTTAAAATAAGGGATGCAGAAATTTTCCCGCACTTCTCCTTCGTAACTGTACCTTTTGCCCAGGCTTCAGCCCTGCTTGAAATCTTCAAAGACAAAAAGAGAGGTCGAAAACCCTTTATAGAGCTTGCCCAGAAATCAAAGAGAAGAAGCTCAAAGAGTGCGGATGAATATCGTGGTGGCACTCGTAATGGCTCCAGGAGTTATTCTAGAAATGACTCCTGGAATGGCTCTCGCAATACGAACAGCAAAAGTTATACAAGAGATACACGAACTGCGAAGAAAAAATATTCTTCGTACTAA
- a CDS encoding sulfite exporter TauE/SafE family protein — protein MEDLIIYLLIGAAAGILSGLFGIGGGVIIIPALVVLQGFSQIKAQGTSLVALLPPVGILAFLEYYKRGNTDLYAGIIICIAMVIGAKFGAQFANTLPMDVLRKAFGIFVILIGIKTFLGK, from the coding sequence ATGGAAGATTTAATAATTTATTTACTGATTGGTGCTGCAGCAGGTATTTTAAGTGGACTATTTGGTATCGGTGGTGGGGTTATAATTATTCCTGCACTAGTTGTTTTACAGGGATTTTCTCAAATAAAAGCCCAGGGAACTTCTCTAGTTGCACTGCTCCCACCTGTTGGCATACTTGCTTTTCTTGAATACTATAAAAGAGGAAACACCGATTTATATGCGGGTATAATCATTTGTATTGCTATGGTTATTGGTGCTAAATTCGGAGCACAATTCGCAAATACGCTCCCGATGGATGTGTTGAGAAAAGCTTTTGGTATATTTGTTATTTTAATAGGAATAAAGACCTTTTTGGGAAAATAA
- a CDS encoding class I SAM-dependent methyltransferase → MTSAKPFQNATPHLPEDFDSRISGVLPYYSCFHQETINFIKSMPSIPRIWLDTGCGTGSLVNKAIEEFPTTKFLLLDPSEGMLNQAKKKLSSCPANRLELLKASSTQEFSQELEEKPDIITAIQCHHYLSREERARATGMCYNLLKEGGVYITFENIRPLTEEGIIVGKRYWRNFQLDHGRTDKEIKEHLKRFDTEYFPITVEEHLELLRKTGFRTVELFWYSYMQAGFYCIK, encoded by the coding sequence ATGACTTCTGCAAAGCCTTTCCAAAATGCCACTCCTCATCTTCCTGAGGACTTTGATTCCCGAATTTCCGGAGTTCTCCCTTACTACTCCTGTTTTCATCAGGAAACTATCAATTTCATCAAGTCCATGCCATCAATCCCAAGAATTTGGCTGGATACCGGATGCGGAACAGGATCCCTGGTTAATAAAGCAATTGAGGAATTTCCGACTACAAAGTTTCTTTTACTTGATCCCTCAGAAGGCATGCTGAACCAGGCAAAGAAAAAACTTTCATCCTGCCCTGCTAACCGGCTGGAACTCCTGAAAGCTTCCTCTACTCAGGAATTCTCTCAGGAATTGGAGGAAAAACCAGATATCATCACTGCGATACAGTGCCATCACTATCTTAGCCGCGAAGAAAGGGCCAGGGCCACTGGTATGTGCTATAATCTTCTAAAAGAAGGCGGAGTTTATATTACATTTGAAAATATCAGACCGCTAACAGAAGAAGGAATAATTGTAGGGAAAAGGTACTGGCGCAATTTCCAGTTAGACCATGGCAGGACTGATAAAGAAATAAAGGAGCATCTGAAGCGTTTTGATACCGAATATTTTCCAATAACTGTTGAAGAACACCTTGAACTCTTAAGAAAAACAGGATTTAGAACCGTGGAATTATTCTGGTATTCTTACATGCAGGCTGGCTTTTACTGTATAAAATAA